The following are encoded together in the Streptomyces asoensis genome:
- a CDS encoding bacterial proteasome activator family protein, with product MEMPRNERSPENAQKILVVGQDGMALGDIDADDDSREIPVTEQVEQPAKVMRIGSMIKQLLEEVRAAPLDEASRARLKEIHSSSVKELEDGLAPELVEELERLSLPFNEESTPSDAELRIAQAQLVGWLEGLFHGIQTTLFAQQMAARAQLEQMRRALPPGVGLEGAGDDPRAGGRSGGPYL from the coding sequence ATGGAGATGCCGAGGAACGAAAGGTCGCCGGAGAACGCCCAGAAGATCCTGGTCGTAGGACAGGACGGCATGGCGCTCGGTGACATCGACGCTGACGACGACTCCCGTGAGATCCCGGTGACCGAGCAGGTCGAGCAGCCGGCGAAGGTCATGCGGATCGGCAGCATGATCAAGCAGCTGCTCGAGGAGGTGCGCGCGGCTCCTCTGGACGAGGCGAGCCGGGCCCGGCTGAAGGAGATCCACTCGAGCTCGGTGAAGGAGCTGGAGGACGGCCTGGCGCCGGAGCTGGTCGAGGAACTGGAGCGGCTCTCCCTGCCGTTCAACGAGGAGTCCACGCCGAGCGACGCGGAACTGCGGATCGCGCAGGCCCAGTTGGTCGGCTGGCTGGAGGGCCTCTTCCACGGCATCCAGACCACCCTCTTCGCCCAGCAGATGGCGGCGCGCGCCCAGTTGGAGCAGATGCGCCGGGCGCTGCCGCCGGGAGTCGGTCTGGAGGGCGCCGGCGACGACCCGCGGGCGGGCGGACGCTCGGGCGGACCGTACCTCTGA
- a CDS encoding protein kinase domain-containing protein yields the protein MSQDGAQGRYAGRALASGRYQLRDLLGEGGMASVHLAYDAVLDRQVAVKTLHTELGREQAFRERFRREAQAVAKLTHTNIVSVFDTGEDEVGGLTTPYIVMEYIEGRPLGSVLDEDVRQQGAMPADKALKITADVLAALEISHEMGLVHRDIKPGNVMMTKRGVVKVMDFGIARAMQSGVTSMTQTGMVVGTPQYLSPEQALGRAVDARSDLYSVGIMLFQLVTGRLPFEADSPLAIAYAHVQEEPVAPSSVNRALPPAVDALIARALKKNPNERFPTAVAMRDECLRVAASFQPAPPSIVPGAQTSSGAGVGSAVFPPVGQGTPPPQGGVQTPYQPAPTPNPYGTPTPQPSYGYPQQGYQTPAPAYGHQQGPHTPPAYNLSPQQSTAVSPGGGGRKNSKAVLVGAAVVALVVVGGLIASLADGSDDDAKAGTTTSSSPAATKAADYRGPDTSKTIESTECSEPQESYNDPDKIRVPNFKFKYIASVKECFQAAGWQYKITKVDENTYGDGAVMDQFPSAGTDVNPEDMPEIEIKVSTGNPAS from the coding sequence ATGAGCCAGGACGGCGCACAGGGCCGGTACGCGGGACGGGCGCTGGCCTCGGGCCGCTATCAGCTGCGCGACTTGCTCGGCGAGGGCGGCATGGCCTCGGTGCACCTCGCCTACGACGCCGTGCTCGACCGTCAGGTCGCGGTGAAGACCCTCCACACCGAACTCGGCCGCGAGCAGGCCTTCCGCGAGCGCTTCCGCCGCGAGGCCCAGGCCGTGGCCAAGCTCACGCACACCAACATCGTCTCCGTCTTCGACACGGGCGAGGACGAGGTCGGCGGACTGACGACGCCGTACATCGTCATGGAGTACATCGAGGGCCGCCCGCTCGGCTCGGTGCTCGACGAGGACGTACGGCAGCAGGGCGCGATGCCCGCCGACAAGGCACTGAAGATCACCGCCGACGTGCTGGCCGCGCTGGAGATCAGCCACGAGATGGGGCTCGTCCACCGCGACATCAAGCCCGGCAACGTGATGATGACCAAGCGCGGCGTCGTCAAGGTCATGGACTTCGGCATCGCACGCGCCATGCAGTCCGGTGTCACCTCGATGACGCAGACCGGCATGGTCGTCGGCACCCCGCAGTACCTCTCGCCCGAACAGGCCCTGGGGCGTGCCGTGGACGCGCGCTCCGACCTGTACTCGGTCGGCATCATGCTCTTCCAACTGGTCACCGGGCGGCTGCCGTTCGAGGCGGATTCACCGCTTGCGATCGCGTACGCGCATGTGCAGGAGGAGCCGGTCGCCCCCTCCTCGGTCAACCGGGCGCTGCCGCCGGCCGTCGACGCGCTCATCGCCCGCGCGCTGAAGAAGAACCCGAACGAACGGTTCCCCACCGCCGTCGCCATGCGGGACGAGTGCCTGCGCGTCGCCGCGTCCTTCCAGCCGGCCCCGCCGAGCATCGTGCCGGGCGCGCAGACGTCGAGCGGCGCGGGCGTCGGTTCCGCGGTGTTCCCGCCGGTCGGCCAGGGCACCCCGCCGCCCCAGGGCGGCGTCCAGACCCCCTACCAGCCCGCCCCGACCCCGAACCCGTACGGCACCCCGACGCCGCAGCCCTCCTACGGCTATCCGCAGCAGGGCTACCAGACGCCCGCACCGGCCTACGGTCACCAGCAGGGCCCGCACACCCCGCCCGCGTACAACCTCTCCCCGCAGCAGTCCACCGCGGTGTCCCCGGGCGGCGGGGGCCGCAAGAACAGCAAGGCGGTGCTCGTCGGCGCGGCCGTCGTCGCCCTGGTCGTGGTCGGCGGCCTCATCGCCAGCCTGGCCGACGGCAGCGACGACGACGCCAAGGCCGGCACCACCACCAGCTCCTCGCCGGCGGCGACGAAGGCGGCGGACTACCGCGGCCCGGACACCTCCAAGACGATCGAGTCGACGGAGTGCTCCGAGCCGCAGGAGTCCTACAACGACCCCGACAAGATCCGGGTCCCCAACTTCAAGTTCAAGTACATCGCCTCGGTCAAGGAGTGCTTCCAGGCCGCCGGCTGGCAGTACAAGATCACCAAGGTGGACGAGAACACCTACGGTGACGGGGCGGTCATGGACCAGTTCCCCTCCGCCGGGACGGACGTGAACCCGGAGGACATGCCCGAGATCGAGATCAAGGTCTCCACGGGCAACCCCGCCTCGTGA
- a CDS encoding protein kinase domain-containing protein encodes MMAQQRAQGPSDPEATGGGMSDAPENWGNGGLVGDGRYRLTRRLGRGGMAEVFAAEDVRLGRTVAVKLLRADLAEDPVSKARFTREAQSVAGLNHHSIVAVYDSGEDFVGGQSVPYIVMEIVEGRTIRDLLLNAEAPGPEQALIITSGVLEALAYSHQHGIVHRDIKPANVIITHNGAVKVMDFGIARALHGASTTMTQTGMVMGTPQYLSPEQALGKAVDHRSDLYATGCLLYELLALRPPFTGETPLSVVYQHVQDIPVPPSQTSDGECPPELDGLVMRSLAKDPDDRFQTAEEMRGLVQYGLQMLYDQGGHTGTWNTGPVGAQDGRGAAAAAFASTSVLPHGGDGASTSQIPQPILPTGYGGGDDGGFEGHGNKGSGRGKLWILAVFAVIAIAAGVALALNGKGQGGGGADPSPSSSASQSASDDTASETPSDEPSDTATDDSSDDNSGSNSDSNWTPSYSPSSKPSYSFSPSPSNEPSDEQSASPSDEPSEPQTSDPGTDGGTGETGGTTTGADQGGTTLGSIG; translated from the coding sequence CTGATGGCACAGCAGCGCGCTCAGGGCCCGTCCGACCCCGAGGCGACTGGCGGCGGGATGTCAGACGCGCCGGAGAACTGGGGCAACGGCGGGCTGGTCGGGGACGGCCGGTACCGGCTGACCCGCAGACTCGGCCGGGGTGGCATGGCCGAGGTGTTCGCGGCCGAGGACGTACGCCTCGGACGGACCGTCGCGGTCAAGCTGCTGCGCGCCGACCTGGCCGAGGACCCGGTGTCCAAGGCGCGCTTCACGCGTGAGGCGCAGTCGGTGGCCGGCCTCAACCATCACTCGATCGTCGCCGTGTACGACTCCGGCGAGGACTTCGTGGGCGGCCAGAGCGTGCCGTACATCGTGATGGAGATCGTCGAGGGACGCACCATCCGCGACCTCCTCCTCAACGCCGAGGCCCCGGGCCCCGAGCAGGCCCTGATCATCACCTCGGGGGTGCTGGAGGCGCTCGCCTACTCGCACCAGCACGGCATCGTGCACCGCGACATCAAGCCCGCGAACGTGATCATCACGCACAACGGCGCCGTCAAGGTGATGGACTTCGGCATCGCGCGCGCCCTGCACGGCGCGTCCACGACGATGACCCAGACCGGCATGGTCATGGGAACGCCGCAGTACCTCTCGCCGGAGCAGGCGCTCGGCAAGGCCGTCGACCACCGTTCCGACCTGTACGCGACGGGCTGCCTGCTGTACGAACTCCTCGCGCTGCGTCCCCCGTTCACCGGGGAGACGCCGCTCTCGGTGGTCTACCAGCACGTGCAGGACATCCCGGTGCCGCCGTCGCAGACCTCGGACGGGGAGTGTCCGCCTGAGCTCGACGGTCTCGTCATGCGGTCCCTGGCCAAGGACCCGGACGACCGGTTCCAGACGGCCGAGGAGATGCGCGGCCTCGTCCAGTACGGGCTCCAGATGCTGTACGACCAGGGCGGCCACACCGGCACCTGGAACACCGGCCCGGTCGGCGCGCAGGACGGCCGTGGCGCGGCCGCCGCGGCCTTCGCGAGCACGAGCGTGCTGCCGCACGGCGGTGACGGTGCCAGCACCTCGCAGATCCCGCAGCCGATCCTGCCCACCGGTTACGGCGGCGGTGACGACGGCGGTTTCGAGGGCCACGGCAACAAGGGCAGCGGCCGCGGCAAGCTGTGGATCCTCGCCGTCTTCGCGGTGATCGCCATCGCCGCGGGCGTCGCGCTCGCCCTGAACGGCAAGGGGCAGGGCGGCGGCGGCGCCGACCCCTCGCCGTCGTCGTCCGCCTCGCAGTCGGCGTCGGACGACACCGCCAGTGAGACACCGAGCGACGAGCCGAGCGACACCGCCACGGACGACAGCTCGGACGACAACTCCGGTTCGAACTCGGATTCGAACTGGACGCCGTCGTACTCGCCCTCGTCCAAGCCGTCGTACTCCTTCTCCCCGTCGCCCAGCAACGAGCCGAGCGACGAGCAGTCGGCGAGCCCGTCGGACGAGCCGTCCGAGCCGCAGACCAGCGACCCGGGGACGGACGGCGGAACGGGCGAGACGGGCGGCACCACGACCGGTGCGGACCAGGGCGGAACCACGCTCGGCAGCATCGGCTGA
- a CDS encoding aminoglycoside phosphotransferase family protein: protein MLHAPPLGALLRRYAAGTPLACEPVQEGLLNRGYRLRTTRGRYFLKHHFDPETADPVSIARQHRATERLADLGVPVAPPLPGHDGRTVAVVGGHAYALHPWIEGRHRHGTQLTPGQCGRLGALLGAVHTGLDHVMRAQDERPAPRHGAQVPPARGQHPPRGRGDHTERAEDLECADEAGCADGSALTGRSWCADGAGRWDGAPSGRERQHRVPPPPGYGARATAAVPPGHAPPTGPTGHHSRPGAALPPGRLADAGPADPAGAPTTAGDPAPGTDPADTFVLIDDLLARVRRRHPADSFDELARHRLLERRALLERHADRRPPHSGPVGWVHGDFHPFNLLYRGDAPAAIVDWDRLGVQPRAEETVRAAAIFFVRPDGTLDLPKARRYARAYRRAAGATPGELAAAVHRVWWERLNDFWMLRWHYERGDTRADSQFPAASALVVWWTREYDAVCGAFAD from the coding sequence ATGCTCCACGCGCCCCCTCTGGGCGCCCTGCTCCGCCGGTACGCCGCCGGCACCCCGCTCGCCTGTGAGCCCGTCCAGGAGGGGCTGCTGAACCGCGGCTACCGGCTGCGGACCACCCGGGGCCGCTACTTCCTCAAGCACCACTTCGACCCGGAGACCGCCGACCCCGTCTCCATCGCCCGCCAGCACCGCGCCACCGAGCGGCTGGCCGACCTCGGCGTCCCGGTCGCCCCGCCGCTGCCCGGCCACGACGGACGCACGGTCGCCGTCGTCGGTGGGCACGCCTACGCCCTGCACCCCTGGATCGAGGGACGCCACCGGCACGGCACGCAGCTCACGCCGGGCCAGTGCGGCCGCCTCGGAGCGCTGCTGGGCGCGGTGCACACCGGCCTGGACCACGTGATGCGGGCCCAGGACGAGCGCCCGGCCCCCCGGCACGGCGCCCAGGTGCCCCCCGCGCGCGGACAGCACCCGCCCCGCGGGCGCGGCGACCACACGGAGCGCGCGGAGGACTTGGAGTGCGCGGACGAAGCAGGGTGCGCGGACGGCTCGGCTCTCACGGGGAGATCATGGTGCGCGGACGGCGCGGGGCGCTGGGACGGCGCTCCGTCGGGGCGGGAGAGGCAGCACCGCGTCCCGCCACCCCCCGGATACGGCGCCCGAGCCACCGCGGCCGTTCCCCCCGGGCACGCCCCGCCGACCGGGCCCACCGGTCACCACTCCCGGCCCGGGGCCGCCCTGCCCCCCGGGCGGCTCGCCGACGCCGGTCCGGCCGACCCCGCCGGGGCCCCCACTACCGCCGGGGACCCCGCCCCCGGCACCGACCCGGCCGACACCTTCGTCCTCATCGACGACCTGCTCGCGCGCGTGCGCCGCCGCCACCCGGCCGACTCCTTCGACGAACTCGCCCGCCACCGCCTCCTGGAGCGGCGCGCGCTGCTCGAACGGCACGCGGACCGCCGTCCCCCGCACAGCGGCCCGGTCGGCTGGGTGCACGGGGACTTCCACCCCTTCAACCTGCTGTACCGGGGCGACGCCCCCGCCGCGATCGTCGACTGGGACCGACTGGGCGTGCAGCCCCGGGCGGAGGAGACCGTGCGCGCCGCCGCGATCTTCTTCGTGCGTCCCGACGGGACCCTCGACCTGCCGAAGGCGAGGCGGTACGCACGCGCGTACCGGCGCGCGGCCGGCGCCACGCCCGGGGAACTGGCCGCGGCCGTGCACCGGGTCTGGTGGGAGCGCCTCAACGACTTCTGGATGCTGCGCTGGCACTACGAGCGCGGCGACACCCGCGCGGACTCCCAGTTCCCGGCCGCCTCGGCCCTCGTCGTGTGGTGGACGCGGGAGTACGACGCGGTGTGCGGCGCCTTCGCGGACTGA
- the pdhA gene encoding pyruvate dehydrogenase (acetyl-transferring) E1 component subunit alpha, whose protein sequence is MTVESTAARKPRRSAGSKAGATGTERTTRTTARKAAEPELVQLLTPEGKRVKNAKNAEYAKYVADVTPEDLRGLYRDMVLTRRFDAEATALQRQGELGLWASLLGQEAAQIGSGRALRDDDYVFPTYREHGVAWCRGVDPTNLLGMFRGVNNGGWDPNGNNFHLYTIVIGSQTLHATGYAMGVAKDGADSAVIAYFGDGASSQGDVAESFTFSAVYNAPVVFFCQNNQWAISEPTEKQTRVPLYQRAQGYGFPGVRVDGNDVLACLAVTRWALDRARDGEGPTLVEAYTYRMGAHTTSDDPTKYRADEERESWEAKDPILRLRRYLEASNHTDEGFFAELEAESEALGKRVREAVRAMPDPDRFAIFENVYADGHALVDEERAQFAAYQASFATESDSGLAAGPGGK, encoded by the coding sequence GTGACCGTGGAGAGCACTGCCGCGCGCAAGCCGCGACGCAGCGCCGGAAGCAAGGCCGGCGCCACCGGCACCGAGCGCACCACCCGCACCACCGCCAGGAAGGCCGCCGAGCCCGAGCTCGTGCAGCTGCTGACGCCGGAGGGCAAGCGGGTCAAGAACGCGAAGAACGCCGAGTACGCCAAGTACGTCGCCGATGTCACCCCCGAGGACCTCCGCGGCCTCTACCGCGACATGGTGCTCACCCGCCGTTTCGACGCCGAGGCCACCGCCCTCCAGCGCCAGGGCGAGCTGGGCCTGTGGGCCTCGCTGCTCGGCCAGGAGGCCGCCCAGATCGGCTCGGGCCGCGCGCTGCGCGACGACGACTACGTCTTCCCGACCTACCGCGAGCACGGCGTCGCCTGGTGCCGCGGGGTCGACCCGACCAACCTGCTCGGCATGTTCCGGGGGGTGAACAACGGCGGCTGGGACCCCAACGGGAACAACTTCCACCTCTACACGATCGTCATCGGCTCGCAGACGCTGCACGCCACGGGCTACGCCATGGGCGTCGCCAAGGACGGCGCGGACAGCGCCGTGATCGCGTACTTCGGCGACGGCGCCAGCAGCCAGGGCGACGTCGCGGAGTCCTTCACCTTCTCCGCGGTCTACAACGCGCCGGTCGTGTTCTTCTGCCAGAACAACCAGTGGGCGATCTCCGAGCCCACCGAGAAGCAGACCCGCGTGCCGCTCTACCAGCGCGCGCAGGGCTACGGCTTCCCCGGCGTCCGCGTCGACGGCAACGACGTCCTCGCCTGTCTCGCGGTCACCCGCTGGGCGCTGGACCGGGCCCGCGACGGCGAGGGACCCACCCTCGTCGAGGCGTACACCTACCGCATGGGCGCCCACACCACCTCGGACGACCCGACGAAGTACCGGGCCGACGAGGAGCGCGAGTCCTGGGAGGCGAAGGACCCGATCCTGCGCCTTCGCCGCTACCTGGAGGCCTCGAACCACACGGACGAGGGATTCTTCGCGGAACTCGAGGCCGAGAGCGAGGCGTTGGGCAAGCGGGTGCGCGAAGCGGTCCGCGCCATGCCCGACCCGGACCGGTTCGCCATCTTCGAGAACGTCTACGCGGACGGACACGCGCTCGTCGACGAGGAGCGGGCCCAGTTCGCCGCCTACCAGGCATCGTTCGCGACGGAATCCGACAGCGGCCTCGCCGCGGGCCCCGGGGGTAAATGA
- a CDS encoding alpha-ketoacid dehydrogenase subunit beta, with product MAESVTAKNLALAKAINESLRRALETDPKVLIMGEDVGKLGGVFRVTDGLQKDFGESRVIDTPLAESGIVGTAIGLALRGYRPVVEIQFDGFVFPAYDQIVTQLAKMHARSLGKVKLPVVVRIPYGGGIGAVEHHSESPEALFAHVSGLKIVSPSNASDAYWMMQQAIQSDDPVIFFEPKRRYWDKGEVDTEAIPGPLHKAQVVREGTDLTLVAYGPMVKLCQEVAAAAAEEGKNLEVLDLRSVSPLDFDSIQASVEKTRRLVVVHEAPVFFGSGAEIAARITERCFYHLEAPVLRVGGYHAPYPPARLEEEYLPGLDRVLDAVDRALAY from the coding sequence ATGGCGGAGAGTGTGACGGCCAAGAACCTGGCCCTGGCCAAGGCGATCAACGAGTCGCTGCGCCGCGCCCTGGAGACGGACCCCAAGGTCCTGATCATGGGCGAGGACGTCGGCAAGCTCGGCGGCGTCTTCCGGGTGACGGACGGCCTCCAGAAGGACTTCGGCGAGAGCCGTGTCATCGACACCCCGCTGGCCGAGTCCGGCATCGTCGGCACCGCGATCGGACTGGCCCTGCGCGGCTACCGCCCGGTGGTGGAGATCCAGTTCGACGGCTTCGTGTTCCCCGCCTACGACCAGATCGTCACGCAGCTCGCGAAGATGCACGCGCGCTCGCTCGGCAAGGTCAAGCTGCCGGTCGTCGTCCGCATCCCCTACGGCGGCGGCATCGGCGCGGTCGAGCACCACTCGGAGTCGCCCGAGGCGCTCTTCGCGCACGTGTCCGGCCTGAAGATCGTCTCCCCGTCCAACGCGTCCGACGCCTACTGGATGATGCAGCAGGCCATCCAGAGCGACGACCCGGTGATCTTCTTCGAGCCGAAGCGGCGCTACTGGGACAAGGGCGAGGTCGACACCGAGGCGATCCCCGGCCCCCTGCACAAGGCCCAGGTCGTCCGCGAGGGCACGGACCTGACGCTCGTCGCCTACGGCCCGATGGTGAAGCTCTGCCAGGAGGTCGCCGCCGCGGCGGCCGAGGAGGGCAAGAACCTGGAGGTCCTGGACCTGCGGTCGGTGTCCCCGCTGGACTTCGACTCGATCCAGGCCTCGGTGGAGAAGACCCGCCGCCTGGTCGTCGTCCACGAGGCGCCGGTGTTCTTCGGATCGGGCGCGGAGATCGCCGCCCGGATCACCGAGCGCTGCTTCTACCACCTGGAGGCCCCGGTGCTCAGGGTCGGCGGCTATCACGCCCCGTACCCGCCGGCCCGCCTGGAGGAGGAGTACCTGCCGGGCCTGGACCGGGTGCTCGACGCCGTCGACCGTGCCCTGGCGTACTGA
- a CDS encoding dihydrolipoamide acetyltransferase family protein, translating into MTTMTEASVREFKMPDVGEGLTEAEILKWYVQPGDTVTDGQVVCEVETAKAAVELPIPYDGVVRALHFPEGTTVDVGMSIIAVDVAGGTGGAPAAEVPAQAVAQAPASPQAEPATTGAPAAAAPATEETKSVGSGRQPVLVGYGVAASSTKRRPRKGPEVTVAQVPDAVRTDLNGHGAPAVKERPLAKPPVRKLAKDLGVDLATVVPSGPDGIITREDVHAAAAPAAPAGTAAESVPQVPQAAQPQVTAPVTAAPAASYDTARETRVPVKGVRKATAAAMVGSAFTAPHVTEFVTIDVTRTLKLVEELKQDKDMQGLRVNPLLLIAKALLIAVKRNPEINASWDEAAQEIVVKHYVNLGIAAATPRGLLVPNIKDAHAKTLPQLAESLGELVSTAREGRTSPAAMQGGTVTITNVGVFGVDTGTPILNPGESAILAIGAIKLQPWVHKGKVKPRQVTTLALSFDHRLVDGELGSRVLADVAAILEQPKKLITWG; encoded by the coding sequence GTGACGACGATGACGGAAGCGTCCGTACGCGAGTTCAAGATGCCGGACGTGGGCGAGGGGCTCACCGAGGCCGAGATCCTCAAGTGGTACGTCCAGCCCGGTGACACCGTGACGGACGGCCAGGTGGTGTGCGAGGTCGAGACGGCCAAGGCCGCCGTCGAACTGCCCATCCCCTACGACGGGGTGGTCCGCGCGCTGCACTTCCCCGAGGGCACCACGGTCGACGTGGGCATGTCGATCATCGCGGTGGACGTCGCGGGCGGTACGGGCGGCGCCCCGGCCGCCGAGGTCCCGGCGCAGGCGGTCGCGCAGGCCCCGGCCTCCCCGCAGGCCGAGCCGGCGACGACCGGGGCACCGGCGGCCGCGGCACCGGCCACCGAGGAGACGAAGTCCGTCGGCTCGGGCCGGCAGCCGGTCCTCGTCGGGTACGGCGTGGCCGCGTCCTCCACCAAGCGCCGCCCGCGCAAGGGCCCGGAGGTCACGGTCGCGCAGGTCCCGGACGCGGTCCGCACGGACCTGAACGGCCACGGCGCGCCCGCGGTGAAGGAACGGCCGCTGGCCAAGCCGCCGGTGCGCAAGCTGGCGAAGGACCTCGGCGTCGATCTCGCCACGGTGGTCCCGTCCGGCCCGGACGGCATCATCACCCGCGAGGACGTCCACGCGGCGGCGGCCCCGGCGGCCCCCGCAGGTACGGCGGCCGAGTCGGTGCCCCAGGTCCCGCAGGCGGCCCAGCCGCAGGTCACGGCCCCGGTCACCGCGGCGCCCGCGGCGTCCTACGACACGGCCCGGGAGACCCGGGTGCCGGTCAAGGGCGTCCGCAAGGCGACGGCGGCGGCGATGGTCGGCTCGGCCTTCACCGCGCCGCACGTCACGGAGTTCGTGACGATCGACGTGACGCGCACGCTGAAGCTGGTCGAGGAGCTCAAGCAGGACAAGGACATGCAGGGTCTGCGGGTCAACCCGCTCCTGCTGATCGCCAAGGCCCTGCTGATCGCCGTCAAGCGCAACCCGGAGATCAACGCCTCCTGGGACGAGGCGGCGCAGGAGATCGTGGTCAAGCACTACGTCAACCTGGGTATCGCGGCCGCGACCCCCAGGGGCCTGCTGGTCCCCAACATCAAGGACGCCCACGCCAAGACGCTGCCGCAGCTGGCGGAGTCACTGGGCGAGCTGGTCTCGACGGCGCGTGAGGGCCGCACGTCCCCGGCCGCCATGCAGGGCGGCACGGTGACGATCACCAACGTCGGCGTCTTCGGCGTCGACACCGGCACCCCGATCCTGAACCCCGGCGAGTCCGCGATCCTCGCGATCGGTGCGATCAAGCTCCAGCCGTGGGTCCACAAGGGCAAGGTCAAGCCCCGCCAGGTGACGACCCTCGCGCTCAGCTTCGACCACCGGCTGGTGGACGGGGAGCTGGGTTCCAGGGTGCTGGCGGACGTGGCGGCGATCCTGGAGCAGCCGAAGAAGCTGATCACCTGGGGTTAG
- a CDS encoding MFS transporter — translation MTIWGIGVSVYFVAVIFRTSLGVAGLDAADRFQVNASALSTFSILQLLVYAGMQIPVGLLVDRLGTKKVLAIGTVLFTAGQLGFAFSPSYGTALASRALLGCGDAMTFISVLRLGTRWFPARRGPMVAQLAGLAGMAGNLVSTLVIARLLHGIGWTAAFAGSALAGAVVLVLLLLFLKDHPEGHEPEPFPHRGAAYVRRQIAASWREPGTRLGLWVHFTTQFPAMVFLLLWGLPFLVEAQGLSRATAGELLTLVVLCNMVVGLVYGQIVARHHEARLPLALGTVGATALMWAVTLAYPGERAPMWLLMLLCAVLGACGPASMLGFDFARPANPPERQGTASGITNMGGFVASMTTLFAIGVLLDATGDDYTIAFSCVFVLQALGVSQILRLRKQAARRERERLVASRVETVHVPA, via the coding sequence ATGACCATCTGGGGGATCGGAGTCTCGGTCTACTTCGTCGCGGTCATCTTCCGCACCTCGCTGGGCGTGGCCGGCCTGGACGCCGCCGACCGCTTCCAGGTGAACGCCTCGGCCCTGTCCACCTTCTCGATCCTCCAGCTGCTGGTCTACGCGGGCATGCAGATACCCGTGGGCCTGCTGGTCGACCGGCTCGGCACCAAGAAGGTGCTGGCCATCGGCACCGTGCTGTTCACGGCCGGGCAGCTCGGCTTCGCCTTCTCGCCCTCCTACGGCACGGCCCTCGCCTCGCGTGCCCTGCTCGGCTGCGGCGACGCCATGACGTTCATCAGCGTGCTGCGCCTGGGGACCCGCTGGTTCCCGGCCCGCCGCGGGCCGATGGTCGCCCAGCTGGCGGGCCTGGCCGGGATGGCGGGCAACCTGGTCTCGACCCTGGTCATCGCCCGGCTCCTGCACGGCATCGGCTGGACCGCGGCCTTCGCGGGGAGCGCGCTGGCCGGAGCGGTCGTCCTGGTCCTTCTGCTGCTCTTCCTGAAGGACCACCCCGAGGGGCACGAGCCCGAGCCGTTCCCGCACCGGGGCGCGGCCTACGTCCGCCGCCAGATCGCGGCTTCCTGGCGTGAGCCCGGCACCCGCCTCGGTCTGTGGGTGCACTTCACCACCCAGTTCCCGGCCATGGTGTTCCTGCTCCTGTGGGGCCTGCCGTTCCTGGTGGAGGCGCAGGGCCTGTCCCGGGCGACGGCCGGCGAACTGCTGACCCTCGTGGTGCTGTGCAACATGGTCGTGGGTCTGGTCTACGGCCAGATCGTCGCCCGCCATCACGAGGCACGGCTTCCCTTGGCCCTGGGCACGGTCGGCGCGACGGCCCTGATGTGGGCGGTCACCCTGGCCTACCCCGGCGAACGGGCCCCGATGTGGCTGCTGATGCTGCTCTGCGCGGTCCTGGGAGCCTGCGGCCCCGCCTCCATGCTCGGTTTCGACTTCGCTCGTCCGGCGAACCCGCCCGAGCGCCAGGGAACCGCCTCCGGCATCACCAACATGGGCGGCTTCGTGGCGTCGATGACGACGCTCTTCGCGATCGGCGTGCTGCTGGACGCGACCGGCGACGACTACACGATCGCCTTCTCCTGCGTCTTCGTCCTCCAGGCTCTCGGTGTCAGCCAGATCCTGCGGCTGCGCAAGCAGGCGGCCCGGCGGGAGCGGGAGCGTCTGGTGGCGAGCCGGGTGGAGACGGTGCACGTACCGGCGTAG
- a CDS encoding GntR family transcriptional regulator — MPSSAPPAPAPLKQPPAADRVYAHVKQGVLDRRYEGGTLLTEGELAEAVGVSRTPVREALLRLEVEGLIKLYPKKGALVLPVSAQEIADVVETRLLVEEHAARKAVPAPPALIERLEELLAKQKAQAAEGDLAGAAVTDRCFHAEIVRSGGNAILSRLYDQLRDRQLRMGVAVMHSHPDRIAKTLGEHEEILRALRSGDAEAAVEIVHRHVGWFSHLARGEVR; from the coding sequence ATGCCGTCCTCCGCCCCGCCCGCCCCCGCTCCCCTGAAGCAACCACCCGCCGCGGACCGCGTGTACGCCCACGTCAAACAGGGCGTCCTGGACCGCCGTTACGAAGGCGGCACCCTCCTCACCGAGGGCGAGCTCGCCGAAGCCGTGGGGGTCTCGCGCACCCCCGTACGGGAAGCGCTGCTGCGGCTGGAGGTGGAGGGGCTGATCAAGCTCTATCCGAAGAAGGGCGCGCTCGTCCTGCCGGTCTCCGCCCAGGAGATCGCGGACGTGGTGGAGACCCGGCTGCTGGTGGAGGAGCACGCGGCCCGCAAGGCGGTGCCCGCGCCGCCCGCCCTGATCGAGCGCCTGGAAGAGCTGCTCGCGAAGCAGAAGGCGCAGGCCGCCGAGGGAGACCTGGCGGGGGCCGCGGTGACCGACCGCTGCTTCCACGCGGAGATCGTCCGCAGCGGCGGCAACGCGATCCTGTCGAGGCTCTACGACCAGCTCCGCGACCGTCAGCTGCGGATGGGCGTCGCCGTGATGCACTCCCACCCCGACCGCATCGCCAAGACCCTCGGCGAGCACGAGGAGATCCTCCGGGCGCTGCGCTCCGGAGACGCCGAGGCCGCCGTCGAGATCGTCCACCGGCACGTCGGCTGGTTCTCCCACCTGGCCCGCGGGGAGGTCCGGTGA